In Papaver somniferum cultivar HN1 unplaced genomic scaffold, ASM357369v1 unplaced-scaffold_114, whole genome shotgun sequence, a genomic segment contains:
- the LOC113328706 gene encoding probable nucleolar protein 5-2, producing the protein MEMMMGIFRRLTGLFSSGPAVQDSAPNKSLDESRRMDDRPTEKMDAKFIEAVGLFDELDKMVNKYGMTVWNLYGDHFPELENIVSDNVMYAKVVKLMGNRTNAATLDFSEILPEEVETQLKEAAAISIGCELNELDLININGLCDQVLSLSESRDQLYGDLKTKMNTIAPNLTALVGDLVGARLIAHAGGSLNLAKQPGRTIQIYSAEKAFHRARKTKHATPKYRRIIYNSPLISKAAPRFKGKMARTLSAKIALAIRYDVLGDAQDNTMGLQTLTKLEARLRSLEGRAMPRPIETYNRSADEVAPMLFESKIKKKRTKRSLVEKQEKPFETEDDSQGQNDIRQIHKSNDEDDAQGQNDTRQMPKSNDEDEIFAT; encoded by the exons ATGGAGATGATGATGGGTATCTTTAGGCGGTTGACAGGACTTTTTTCATCGGGGCCTGCTGTTCAAGATTCAGCTCCTAATAAGAGTTTGGATGAGTCTCGGAGGATGGATGATAGACCTACGGAAAAG ATGGATGCCAAGTTCATTGAGGCTGTAGGTTTATTCGATGAGCTTGACAAAATGGTTAATAAGTATGGAATGACGGTGTGGAATTTGTACGGTGATCACTTTCCAGAGCTTGAAAACATTGTATCAGACAATGTCATGTATGCCAAAGTAGTGAAGTTGATGGGAAACCGAACAAATGCTGCCACTCTTGATTTTAGTGAG ATCCTACCTGAAGAGGTTGAGACTCAATTGAAAGAGGCAGCAGCGATATCCATTGGATGTGAGCTCAATGAACTGGATCTCATCAATATCAATGGGCTCTGTGACCAAGTGTTGTCTCTTTCCGAGTCTAGGGATCAGCTCTATGGTGACTTGAAAACCAAAATGAACACCATTGCCCCAAATCTTACTGCTCTTGTTGGCGATCTTGTTGGAGCACGACTCATTGCTCATGCTGGTGGCTCGCTGAACCTTGCTAAACAACCTGGAAGAACAATTCAGATATACAGTGCAGAGAAGGCTTTCCACAGAGCTCGAAAGACAAAACATGCTACACCCAAATACCGGCGTATCATCTATAATTCTCCTTTGATTAGTAAAGCTGCCCCTAGATTCAAGGGAAAGATGGCTAGAACTCTGTCAGCCAAGATTGCATTGGCCATCAGATATGATGTTTTGGGAGACGCTCAAGATAACACCATGGGTCTGCAGACTCTTACCAAG CTTGAAGCAAGGTTGAGAAGTCTCGAGGGTAGAGCGATGCCTCGTCCTATAGAG ACCTACAATCGATCAGCTGATGAGGTAGCTCCAATGTTGTTCGAAAGCaagataaagaagaagagaaCTAAAAGATCCCTAGTGGAAAAACAAGAGAAACCATTCGAAACCGAGGACGATTCACAAGGCCAGAACGACATAAGGCAGATTCATAAAtccaatgatgaagatgatgcacAAGGCCAGAACGACACAAGGCAGATGCCTAAATCCAATGATGAAGATGAAATCTTTGCGACCTGA
- the LOC113328943 gene encoding uncharacterized protein LOC113328943 isoform X1 produces MLEFVTDYGVDPCVAGELYMVTSPKNSVFTVNILAKTCSCLQWQLRGFPCMHAVSALHSIRPQWRKYCSDYYSVENYKATYAPTFAPLDDKSEWVQQ; encoded by the exons ATGTTGGAATTTGTGACTGACTATGGTGTTGACCCTTGTGTGGCTGGAGAGTTATATATGGTGACTAGTCCAAAGAATTCTGTGTTCACAGTGAACATACTTGCCAAGACTTGCTCTTGTTTGCAGTGGCAGTTGAGGGGGTTCCCCTGTATGCATGCAGTGAGTGCATTGCATAGCATAAGGCCACAATGGAGAaa GTACTGCAGTGATTACTATTCAGTGGAGAACTATAAGGCCACATATGCACCAACTTTTGCACCACTAGATGATAAAAGTGAATGGGTCCAG caatga
- the LOC113328943 gene encoding uncharacterized protein LOC113328943 isoform X2 yields the protein MLEFVTDYGVDPCVAGELYMVTSPKNSVFTVNILAKTCSCLQWQLRGFPCMHAVSALHSIRPQWRKYCSDYYSVENYKATYAPTFAPLDDKSEWVQWDLIQLQRGKGLNVMHKASPSAT from the exons ATGTTGGAATTTGTGACTGACTATGGTGTTGACCCTTGTGTGGCTGGAGAGTTATATATGGTGACTAGTCCAAAGAATTCTGTGTTCACAGTGAACATACTTGCCAAGACTTGCTCTTGTTTGCAGTGGCAGTTGAGGGGGTTCCCCTGTATGCATGCAGTGAGTGCATTGCATAGCATAAGGCCACAATGGAGAaa GTACTGCAGTGATTACTATTCAGTGGAGAACTATAAGGCCACATATGCACCAACTTTTGCACCACTAGATGATAAAAGTGAATGGGTCCAG TGGGATCTAATCCAACTGCAAAGAGGCAAAGGACTGAATGTGATGCACAAAGCTTCACCTTCAGCAACATAG
- the LOC113328707 gene encoding uncharacterized protein LOC113328707 — protein MDDFDDDFGQYMKGEHDVDLFPEEEVFTPVDPSKMEVKTRFANKEAFKKHLRGYCVLNKCQYILDRSAPSRIKAECRFKTEHDCPWFVYASKKEGEKTFVLRKVNLEHKCEGDPQNRNRSADPHFVKDFVLDQMKNKPKKVVPDPYKIKEDFLAEKRVNIPYTCAWKARNLVLQSLYGNYKESYNEVPAFCKMFTKCNDGSVAKFTFDTVNNTFESMTLSFEPAMREWVSNVRNYGMQS, from the exons ATGGATgactttgatgatgattttggtcaGTACATGAAGGGTGAGCATGATGTAGATCTTTTccctgaagaagaagtttttactCCAGTAGATCCTAGCAAAATGGAGGTAAAAACTAGATTTGCAAATAAGGAAGCATTTAAGAAACATCTCAGGGGTTATTGTGTTCTTAATAAGTGTCAATATATTTTGGATAGAAGTGCTCCCTCTAGAATTAAGGCTGAGTGTAGGTTTAAAACAGAACATGATTGTCCTTGGTTTGTGTATGCTAGCAAGAAAGAGGGTGAGAAGACTTTTGTTCTTAGGAAAGTGAATTTGGAACATAAGTGTGAAGGGGATCCCCAAAATAGGAATAGATCTGCTGATCCTCATTTTGTAAAGGATTTTGTTCTTGATCAGATGAAGAATAAGCCTAAAAAAGTTGTTCCAGACCCTTATAAAATCAAGGAAGACTTCTTAGCTGAAAAGAGAGTAAATATACCATATACATGTGCATGGAAGGCTAGGAATCTAGTTTTACAGTCATTATATGGGAACTATAAAGAAAGTTACAATGAAGTACCAGCATTCTGCAAGATGTTTACTAAATGCAATGATGGGTCTGTTGCTAAGTTCACTTTTGACACAGTGAATAACACCTTTGAAAGCATGACACTCTCATTTGAACCTGCAATGAGGG AATGGGTTAGTAATGTTAGGAATTATGGTATGCAGAGCTGA
- the LOC113328708 gene encoding uncharacterized protein LOC113328708 — translation MRYKPGLKQSESSQFKFRNISVYAEPKNETLAFPDCHRDETELMTLKYMVYKGLSMDVKEKFNLYWFKEECLPLPLLNNDDFDNFWEDSFVNEDGCICFWMGMKDTVFGTPKTTPKKKTVSKGTTPRRSPRLNSVDKSVEG, via the exons ATGAGGTACAAACCGGGATTGAAACAGTCTGAATCAAG TCAGTTCAAATTTAGGAATATCAGTGTATATGCGGAGCCAAAGAATGAGACTTTGGCATTTCCTGATTGCCATAGAGATGAAACAGAGTTGATGACACTTAAGTATATGGTGTATAAGGGTTTGTCTATGGATGTTAAAGAGAAGTTTAATttatattggtttaaggaagaatgtctgccactgccattgttaaacaatgatgattttgataatttttgggAGGATTCTTTTGTAAATGAGGATGGATGTATATGTTTTTGGATGGGGATGAAAGACACAGTGTTTGGGACTCCAAAGACTACACCAAAGAAGAAGACAGTTAGTAAGGGAACCACCCCTAGAAGATCCCCAAGGCTAAATAGTGTGGATAAATCAGTTGAAG GCTAG
- the LOC113328781 gene encoding wall-associated receptor kinase 5-like: MDLHLLLKLQCFLLLLCLQLASTAETPMINDSRVIAKPGCQDMCGNVSIPYPFGIGDGCSIDNYFFIIKCDNGVPVYGSNITVSNISIFSGEMTTNLGIVTNCSDKSIQTNNDWTWAKFGKFTFSSTKNKFIAIGCDTLAYIVGNGYNSTIGTGCMSYCDKIEDTTDGICNGVGCCEASIPAGLLKYQTGIGSMSSPRRNLEFNPCNYAFLTETSSFNFSSSYLKIFKNYGTLRVPVVLDWTIGNETCEEAQRNLTSYACGPNTDCVPAASSDVEGYRCSCKTGYEGNPYLNMSTVGHCKDINECTTSQHNCPEGPGNKCTNTEGSFNCYCDKGYSPGVRNNTTSCLLVSQSNLPGSPNNSLNKIVVGACISLVLLLVSLVTGFWIYWGYRKRKHMEVREEFFKKNGGLILNRLLDEREEDIEASRNFGKGEKKHRSVATIYTEQELSKATNNYHESQILGRGGFGTVYKGTLSNGEVVAIKKTKIVDMNQNEQFVNEIAVLSQINHKNVVQLLGCCLESEVPLLVYEYISNGTLHQHLHERGEGPTALSWENRLRIASEVAGSLAYLHSEASIPIIHRDIKSGNVLLDDDYKAKVADFGGSRLNPTDEAQLSTVVQGTFGYLDPEYMQSSQLTDKSDVYSFGVLLVELLTGKAVFSKNRPEEDRNLASYFLSSLKTNRLFAILDENLVKNDIERVSSVHGHQQIQEVAELAQKCLRMKGENRPSMKEAAIVLHGITRVSSNHPWVLDDEDVTNTRSKEEERKLLLESAELLSYTDSIPTIGDSSKGISAR; this comes from the exons ATGGATTTACATCTTCTCCTAAAGCTTCAGTGTTTCCTCCTGTTATTATGTCTGCAACTAGCATCTACTGCAGAAACACCGATGATCAATGATTCAAGAGTAATTGCCAAGCCTGGCTGCCAAGATATGTGCGGGAACGTTAGCATACCCTACCCATTTGGTATCGGCGATGGTTGTAGCATAGACAACtatttttttataataaaatGCGACAACGGAGTACCAGTATATGGCTCCAACATAACTGTCTCAAATATATCAATATTCAGCGGCGAGATGACAACCAACCTGGGAATAGTTACTAATTGTTCAGATAAGAGTATACAAACGAATAATGATTGGACATGGGCAAAATTTGGGAAGTTTACCTTCTCCAGTACAAAAAACAAGTTCATAGCTATTGGTTGCGACACCTTGGCATATATAGTAGGGAATGGTTATAACTCAACGATTGGTACAGGATGTATGTCATACTGCGATAAAATAGAAGATACCACAGATGGAATTTGCAATGGTGTTGGTTGTTGCGAGGCCTCTATTCCAGCCGGGCTTCTGAAATATCAAACGGGAATTGGAAGCATGTCTAGTCCCCGTAGGAATTTGGAGTTCAATCCATGTAACTATGCGTTTTTAACTGAAACAAGTTCATTCAACTTTTCTTCTTCATacctcaaaattttcaaaaattatggGACCTTAAGGGTTCCCGTAGTGCTCGATTGGACTATTGGTAACGAGACATGCGAGGAAGCTCAAAGAAATTTAACGAGCTACGCATGTGGACCTAACACTGATTGTGTCCCGGCAGCCAGCAGTGATGTTGAAGGTTATCGCTGTAGTTGTAAAACGGGCTACGAAGGGAATCCGTACCTAAACATGAGTACTGTTGGTCATTGCAAAG ATATTAATGAATGCACCACAAGTCAACATAACTGTCCTGAGGGACCAGGAAATAAATGCACCAACACAGAAGGGAGCTTCAACTGTTATTGCGATAAGGGATATAGTCCTGGTGTCAGAAATAATACCACAAGTTGCCTTCTCGTAAGTCAGAGCAATCTTCCCGGGAGTCCGAATAATAGTCTTAACAAGATTGTTGTTG GTGCCTGCATTAgcttagttcttctacttgtgaGTCTGGTGACTGGCTTCTGGATATACTGGGGATATAGGAAAAGAAAACACATGGAAGTCAGGGAAGAATTCTTCAAGAAAAATGGTGGTTTGATTTTAAACCGACTCCTTGATGAACGGGAAGAGGATATCGAGGCCAGTAGAAATTTTGGCAAAGGAGAAAAAAAGCACCGATCAGTTGCTACAATATACACTGAGCAGGAGCTAAGCAAGGCGACTAACAACTATCACGAGAGTCAAATTCTTGGACGAGGAGGGTTTGGCACGGTGTATAAAGGAACCTTATCTAATGGAGAAGTGGTTGCTATTAAGAAGACGAAAATAGTCGATATGAACCAAAATGAGCAATTCGTTAATGAAATTGCCGTGCTTTCACAAATCAATCACAAAAACGTGGTTCAGCTCTTGGGTTGTTGTCTGGAGAGTGAAGTTCCTTTGCTAGTTTATGAATATATTTCCAATGGGACGCTTCACCAACATTTACATGAACGTGGTGAAGGTCCAACTGCTCTTTCATGGGAAAATCGTTTAAGGATAGCCTCAGAAGTTGCCGGATCATTAGCCTACTTGCACTCTGAAGCTTCCATACCCATAATTCACAGAGATATCAAATCAGGTAATGTACTTCTAGACGATGATTACAAAGCGAAAGTCGCAGATTTTGGTGGTTCGAGGTTGAATCCTACCGATGAGGCTCAGTTAAGCACAGTAGTTCAAGGCACATTTGGGTACTTAGATCCAGAATACATGCAATCAAGCCAATTAACAGATAAAAGCGATGTTTACAGCTTTGGTGTGCTTCTTGTGGAATTGCTGACCGGTAAAGctgtattttctaaaaacaggCCTGAAGAGGATAGAAATCTGGCTAGTTATTTCCTTTCTTCTTTGAAAACCAACAGATTGTTTGCAATTCTTGACGAAAATTTGGTAAAAAATGATATTGAGCGAGTCAGTAGTGTACATGGGCACCAGCAGATTCAGGAAGTGGCAGAACTGGCACAAAAATGCTTAAGAATGAAGGGAGAAAACAGACCTTCAATGAAAGAAGCAGCAATAGTGCTGCACGGAATAACAAGGGTGTCATCTAACCACCCTTGGGTCTTAGATGATGAGGATGTAACGAATACAAGAAGCAAAGAAGAAGAGCGAAAGCTTTTGTTAGAATCAGCTGAATTACTATCTTACACAGACAGCATACCAACAATCGGTGATAGCAGCAAAGGGATATCGGCacgctaa
- the LOC113328709 gene encoding L10-interacting MYB domain-containing protein-like, with amino-acid sequence MESDQSSNPQTGRTTWTPPMDRLFIGLMEDQVQKGQLLDGQFSKYAWTHFVDNFKQSFGSSFTKDVLKNRMKTLKKNYVAVSTLRGQSGFGWDQSREIVIADDAVWDDYIKKHPDVKCWRTKTLAHFDELVIIFGDNRANGRYNRCRNDNTVQDDDDHDNENLDNTQSPDTPQEQNENGYKYKDEDLRTSDTQKRDRASTGLNSRPFRKTKKSTGEGMVDAIQVMAAAVNNVATKKEENKISSSLEASLVSALEDVPNLDDDTFVQALDLLEDEKKAKIFIALIGNRKRQWLLSKLNISAYYPSNLSD; translated from the exons ATGGAGAGTGATCAATCATCCAACCCCCAAACTGGAAGGACAACTTGGACTCCTCCCATGGATAGACTGTTCATAGGTCTAATGGAAGACCAAGTACAGAAAGGACAACTACTCGATGGTCAATTCAGCAAATATGCTTGGACACACTTTGTTGATAATTTCAAGCAGAGTTTTGGTTCTTCTTTTACCAAGGATGTGTTGAAAAATCGTATGAAAACTTTGAAGAAGAACTATGTTGCTGTGAGTACTCTTAGAGGTCAAAGTGGATTTGGATGGGATCAGTCGCGAGAAATCGTGATTGCTGATGATGCTGTATGGGATGATTATATCAAG AAGCATCCTGATGTCAAATGCTGGAGGACAAAGACCCTTGCTCACTTTGATGAGTTAGTTATTATATTTGGGGATAATAGGGCCAATGGAAGGTATAACCGTTGTAGGAATGACAATACTGTGCAAGATGATGATGACCATGATAATGAAAATTTAGATAACACGCAATCTCCAGATACCCCTCAAGAACAGAATGAGAATGGATATAAATATAAGGATGAGGACTTGCGTACATCTGACACTCAAAAAAGGGATCGAGCTTCAACAGGTCTGAATTCACGTCCTTTTAGAAAGACCAAAAAGAGTACAGGAGAAGGAATGGTAGATGCAATTCAGGTAATGGCAGCGGCTGTGAACAATGTTGCGactaagaaagaagaaaacaaaatttcatcatctttaGAGGCAAGTTTAGTGTCCGCACTCGAGGATGTACCAAATTTGGATGATGATACTTTTGTGCAGGCGCTAGATTTATTGGAAGATGAAAAGAAAGCTAAGATTTTCATTGCATTGATTGGGAACAGGAAACGACAGTGGTTGTTATCGAAGCTCAATATTTCCGCATATTATCCTTCCAATTTAAGTGACTAG